GACCACCTGCACGGCCCGATCGAGCACCTCGCGATTGGACTGGGTGGAGGGAGTTGAGTCCGGCTTCACCGGCATGAAATTACCATCCTTCGAACGAATCGTCTATCTAATGATAGGAGTGGGCGGGGGTGCTGTTCATTCGGTCGGCGCCTCCCAATACCCCACGTGACATGGGGGTTCACCAGCCTTTGGGAAGTGATGCCAACGGCCGACCGGGTTCATGGCGCGAGTGCGCGCCTGACCTCACCGCCGATTGACCGCCGTCGACCCCGCGCGAAGCCGCGCAACAGCCTAACGATCGTTAGGAACGATAGCGCCGGCTGTCCACCGGCGCAACCAAACGCGCTGCTCCGACCCAAAAACTCTCGTGGCCTGGAGATTTCCAATTCATGGGTTGCCCGCATACCTAACGCACGTTAGTGTCTGGAGTCTGAATCGCCCACCCGCCGGGCTGGCGGAGAACAGTTGTGTTGATGCAGCATTTCGCCCGCTGACAGCGGGCCCGCAGACTTGAGCATCGAACATCCTTCGAGAAAGGCGCCAACAATGACGGCTGATGAAACCCGCGTTGCCCTGGTTACCGGCGGCAACAGTGGTATCGGACTCGCAACTGCCCAACTCCTCAACGAGCGGGGTTACGCGGTCGCCATCTGCGGCCGGGATGCGGGCCGTCTCGAAACGGCGGTCAACGAAACCGGCGCCAAGCTGGCGGTGCAGGCCGATGTCTCCGATCGGGACGCGGCGTACGCGGCGGTCGAGGAGGTCGTCGGCACGCTCGGTCGTCTGGATGCACTGGTGAACGCGCACGGCATCCTCGGTGCGCCAACTCCTCTGGCCGACCTCACACCCGAGCAGTGGCACACCATGTTGAACATCAACCTGCTCGGACCGATCTGGACCACCACGGCAGCCACCGCCGAACTCAGCAAGACCCAGGGCGCCGTGGTGAACGTAGCGTCGATCAACGCCATCCAAGCTGAGCAGCAGATGGCACCCTACGGCGTGTCCAAGGCAGGGCTGGTGGGCTTCACCAAGTACGCCGCGGCCGACCTCGCGCCCATGGGAATTCGGGTCAACGCCGTACTTCCCGGCTGGGTGCACACACCGATGGCCGCCCCCCACTTCGAGGAGGCCGGGGTTACCGACGGGCGGATGTCGACCAACTACATGGGCCGTGCCGCGAGCCCGCGCGAACTGGCCCAAGTGATCGCGTTCCTCTTGTCCAAGGAAGCGAGTTTCGTGACCGGCGCAGAAATCGTCGCCGACGGCGGGCACTGGATCAAGATGCAGGATCTGGCCCCCCTCACGGACTGACGTCGGCGAAAAACGTTCGCTGTCAACCGAAATCAACGTCCGCTGGCGTCACAACCAGTGGCTGTGAGCCTGAAAGAACGCTGATGAGCAACGACGTCCTCACACCCGTCGTAGGTACTGCGGGCGTGAAGCGCGGTATGGCGGAGATGCTCAAGGGTGGCGTCATCATGGACGTCGTCACGCCGGAGCAGGCCCGGATCGCCGAAGGTGCCGGAGCAGTGGCCGTCATGGCCCTGGAGCGAGTGCCCGCCGACATCCGCGCCCAGGGCGGGGTGTCGCGGATGAGCGACCCCGACATGATCGAGGGAATCATCTCCGCGGTGACCATCCCGGTGATGGCCAAGGTCCGCATCGGACACTTCGTCGAGGCGCAGATCCTCACACGCCTTGGCGTGGACTACATCGACGAGTCCGAGGTGCTCACCCCCGCCGACTACACCCACCACATCGACAAGTGGCGCTTCACCGTGCCGTTCGTGTGCGGCGCGACCAATCTCGGTGAGGCGCTTCGCCGGATCACCGAGGGCGCGGCGATGATCCGCTCCAAGGGCGAGGCCGGCACCGGTGATGTGTCCAACGCGACCACCCACATGCGCCAGATCGGCGGCGAGATCCGCCGGCTGACGTCGCTGTCCGAGGATGAGCTGTTCGTAGCGGCCAAGGAACTGCAGGCCCCCTACGAGCTGGTCGCCGAGGTGGCCCGGGCCGGGAAGCTGCCGGTGACGCTGTTCACCGCGGGCGGCATCGCGACGCCTGCCGATGCGGCGATGATGATGCAGCTCGGTGCCGAGGGCGTGTTCGTCGGCTCGGGCATCTTCAAGTCCGGCGATCCGGCCGCGCGTGCGGCGGCGATCGTCAAGGCCACCACCTTCTACGACGATCCCGATGTGCTGGCCAAGGTCTCCCGTGGACTCGGTGAGGCGATGGTCGGCATCAACGTCGAGGACATCGCGGCACCGCACCGCCTCGCCGAACGCGGCTGGTAACCCGGTCAGTTGCGGGCTGGCACCGAACCCGTCGAGTTATCGTCATACTGTGTCCACAACCAATAGCGAGTCGATACCAAAGGCCGCATCGGCCGGATCCGCTGCACCGACTATCAAGGTGCTGGTGAAGATGAGCGACACACTGACCGCACTGGCGGAGCATGAGTCCCTCAGTGCGACCCAGATTTCCGAAATCATCCAGGAGCCTCGCAGCAGCGTCTACCGGTTGTTGCGCACGATGCGCGAGTACGGCTACGTAGACCGGGCACACCGCGGGGAGTTCGTGCTCGGCACACGCCTCCTTCAGCTCGGTGCCGGCGTGGCCGCACGATTCAACCTCCGCGAAGCTGCGCTTCCACGCATGTGGGAGCTGCGGGATGAGACCGACGCGACCGTGCTGCTCTTCGTCAAGCGTGGCGACCATGCCATCTGTGTCGAACGGTTCGACGGACGCTACGTGCGTTGGGAGATCACCGATGTCGGTGACCTCCTTCCTCTGTACGCGGGCGCGGCCCCCCGTTTGATGCTCGCACTGTCATCGGACGAGGAGATCGATCGATATCTGGACGAGGCCACCCTCGAGGCGCCGACCAAGCACTCCCCCACGTCTCCCCGCAGGGTCCGCGAAATGCTGGCCGAGATCAGAACCACCGGCGTTGCGGTGAGTGATCAAGATCTGGTGATCGGGGTGGCGTCCATCGCCGCACCGATCAGGAACCATTCGGGCGAGGTGGTGGGAGCAATGTCCTACTCCGGCCTGGCGGCAACCCTTCTGGGCAATGGCAATCGTGACAAGTCCATCGCATTGATCAAGGCTGCCGCCCTGGCCACTTCCCTGGATCTGGGATGGAATCCCGACCGGAACACCCCAGTGGATCACTCGACGTGACTCTCCCCAACTCGACGTCGGTCTCTCCACATCAAGCCTCGGTTAGGGTCCGATCGTGACTTCACGCGCAGA
The DNA window shown above is from Mycolicibacterium confluentis and carries:
- a CDS encoding SDR family NAD(P)-dependent oxidoreductase — its product is MTADETRVALVTGGNSGIGLATAQLLNERGYAVAICGRDAGRLETAVNETGAKLAVQADVSDRDAAYAAVEEVVGTLGRLDALVNAHGILGAPTPLADLTPEQWHTMLNINLLGPIWTTTAATAELSKTQGAVVNVASINAIQAEQQMAPYGVSKAGLVGFTKYAAADLAPMGIRVNAVLPGWVHTPMAAPHFEEAGVTDGRMSTNYMGRAASPRELAQVIAFLLSKEASFVTGAEIVADGGHWIKMQDLAPLTD
- a CDS encoding IclR family transcriptional regulator, which codes for MSDTLTALAEHESLSATQISEIIQEPRSSVYRLLRTMREYGYVDRAHRGEFVLGTRLLQLGAGVAARFNLREAALPRMWELRDETDATVLLFVKRGDHAICVERFDGRYVRWEITDVGDLLPLYAGAAPRLMLALSSDEEIDRYLDEATLEAPTKHSPTSPRRVREMLAEIRTTGVAVSDQDLVIGVASIAAPIRNHSGEVVGAMSYSGLAATLLGNGNRDKSIALIKAAALATSLDLGWNPDRNTPVDHST
- the pdxS gene encoding pyridoxal 5'-phosphate synthase lyase subunit PdxS yields the protein MSNDVLTPVVGTAGVKRGMAEMLKGGVIMDVVTPEQARIAEGAGAVAVMALERVPADIRAQGGVSRMSDPDMIEGIISAVTIPVMAKVRIGHFVEAQILTRLGVDYIDESEVLTPADYTHHIDKWRFTVPFVCGATNLGEALRRITEGAAMIRSKGEAGTGDVSNATTHMRQIGGEIRRLTSLSEDELFVAAKELQAPYELVAEVARAGKLPVTLFTAGGIATPADAAMMMQLGAEGVFVGSGIFKSGDPAARAAAIVKATTFYDDPDVLAKVSRGLGEAMVGINVEDIAAPHRLAERGW